A genome region from Scleropages formosus chromosome 6, fSclFor1.1, whole genome shotgun sequence includes the following:
- the letm2 gene encoding LETM1 domain-containing protein LETM2, mitochondrial, whose protein sequence is MAASSSHILFAVTRGTCLLSKRHGCTSLSSVACVRYHQELTSRPVIPVVALKWTHPSWVRIHINLGCTGTRFLHSSCAWLQEVKEKPQEGASVPHSPVPTPPCAPETAVVRKSLGQRVVDELKHYYHGFRLLGIDTKVAGRMVWGLLHGQQLSRRERRRLMRTCADLFRLVPFTVFVIVPFMEFLLPVFLKLFPEMLPSTFETESKKEEKQKKALSAKLELAKFLQETIAEMARRNKAQVGNETQKFSSYVQKVRHTGEQPNTKDIVRFSKLFEDELTLEHLERPQLVALCKLLELQPIGTNNLLRFQLRLQLRTIKADDELIASEGVASMSVSELQVACRSRGMRSLGLTADQLRDQLQQWVDLHLKENVPPSLLLLSRAMYLTDLTPKTPVIPPVPKMEVTPPAPERDAALREESPSASLDVLVDPAPVLTERKGEELVNKPISDMPPTAAQVIQAKSAEAAQKSKMSANGM, encoded by the exons ATGGCGGCATCCAGCTCCCACATCTTGTTTGCTGTGACAAG GGGAACCTGCTTGTTGTCCAAGCGGCATGGCTGCACCTCTCTCTCCTCAGTGGCCTGTGTTAGGTACCACCAGGAGCTAACCAGCAGGCCGGTAATTCCCGTCGTGGCCCTCAAGTGGACGCACCCTTCTTGGGTCCGGATCCACATCAATCTGGGCTGCACGGGGACTCGGTTTCTCCATAGCTCCTGTGCCTGGCTCCAGGAAGTCAAGGAAAAACCACAGGAGGGTGCTTCTGTCCCACACAGCCCTGTCCCCACTCCTCCTTGTGCTCCGGAGACAGCAGTGGTCAGAAAGTCCCTCGGCCAGAGGGTGGTGGATGAGTTGAAACACTATTACCATGGGTTCCGCTTGCTGGGGATTGACACCAAGGTTGCTGGCAGGATGGTGTGGGGGCTTCTGCACGGTCAGCAGCTCAGCAGGCGGGAGCGGAGGAGG CTGATGAGGACGTGCGCCGACCTGTTCCGCCTCGTCCCTTTTACGGTCTTCGTTATCGTGCCCTTCATGGAATTCCTGCTGCCGGTCTTCCTCAAGCTCTTCCCTGAGATGCTGCCCTCCACCTTTGAAACGGAGTCGAAGAAG gaggagaagcagaagaaggCGCTGTCTGCCAAGCTGGAGCTCGCCAAGTTCCTGCAGGAGACCATCGCTGAGATGGCAAGGAGGAATAAGGCCCAGGTGGGCAACGAGACACAGAAATTCTCCTCTTATGTACAAAAG GTGCGCCACACAGGCGAGCAGCCCAACACCAAGGACATTGTGCGGTTCTCCAAGCTGTTTGAGGACGAGCTCACGTTGGAGCACCTGGAACGTCCTCAGCTGGTGGCCCTCTGCaagctgctggagctgcagccCATCGGCACAAATAACCTGCTGCGTTTTCAGCTGCGGCTGCAGCTGCGCACGATTAAGGCGGATGACGAG TTGATAGCCTCCGAGGGCGTAGCCTCCATGAGCGTGTCCGAGTTACAGGTGGCCTGCAGGAGCCGGGGGATGAGGTCTCTGGGGCTGACAGCGGATCAACTCCGGGATCAGCTGCAGCAG TGGGTGGATCTGCACCTGAAGGAGAACGTGCCACCGtccctcctgctgctctctcGGGCCATGTACCTGACTGACCTCACACCCAAGACCCCTGTTATCCCACCTGTGCCCAAGATGGAG GTTACACCCCCTGCCCCCGAAAGGGATGCTGCTCTGCGGGAGGAGTCCCCATCTGCTTCTTTAGATGTGCTGGTGGACCCTGCTCCTGTCCTCACAGAGAGGAAG GGAGAGGAACTAGTGAACAAACCCATATCAGACATGCCCCCGACAGCTGCACAGGTGATACAG GCTAAGAGTGCAGAAGCGGCCCAGAAGTCCAAAATGAGTGCCAATGGGATGTGA